TACACTTGATTATATGAAAGCAGATCGCGGGTGAACAGTTTGCCGGCCCCTCAAGTTCGATGTTTATGTATTCTAGTTGTATTTTAGCTCGTATTCCACtttgtttttgaattggttttgttttcgaaACGGAAGGAAATAACGTAAGTGATGccaatttaataattcaaaaattaattaaagtttcAAAAGTTTCCATTTGCAAGATAGAAGGGCACGTTTTTTCATTCAGACTGGACATTTATTTCTGGCTTTTTGCTAATATATTGAtgtattatttggtttttaaataaacttcCAATACACAATTTTGTGTACTATTTCCCCAAAATTCCTTGTTCATTAATCGAATGAGTTATTAAACACTTTTTACAATACCTAATAGCTGGTCGTTAAATCCTCTGTTGCTGTTTGTACACTAATCATTTGtaccaataaatttatttatctatatatatatttgtgcaTTGCATGGATGCGGAGACATTTCCCAATGGCACAtgttgtttaaaaaattcacaTTAACACATtcaaacactcacacacaaacgcacactTGCTTTTTCCGAGCAAGGAAACGCGCGAAAAACGCGACCGCCTGTAAGCCGCTTGTTAACCGCTTTTGAAACGCCAACGAACCGCACCCGTTCACGTTATAATCAAAACTGACGGAGCAACCGAAAGACCAACAGGCTAAACGAACCACCCACTCCcgcagcaacatgttgccgaCCTTGCCGAATGAGCGGCAACCAATTCGAGAGCGTAAATCGCCAATGTGGTCACACCAATGTGAGTGAGAGCAAACGTTGGGTTCGGtgttttcaaattgaaaataaaataaaataacaataataattcGAGGCGCCGGTTCTCTTCAAATACAATTCGATCGTAATTGACCAAAGAAATAAGATTTTAGATTGTAGAtggtttttttaatttataaaaatataattaggCGCATTAAgtgcaacaaataaaaatattactcaCCCGTCAtgagcaaattaaattaaatgcactgaaaaatgtttttggtttggAAGAAAAGCGTAAATCCTATAAAAGTTAACAACtagaaataataacaaattttaattttcatattatatattgattacttaaatgttaataaaacATTGCAAAGTCAATTTATGTTCACAAAAAGTTGTTTGACTTATGGTACCAAGACCAAAACCGAAGAGCATGTGTGCTAAAGTACAAATGATTCTATTCTAGTTGATTAGGTTTCACTGATTTCCATTTATGAAGGCTAACGAATAGCCATAATTCAAAAGAAGAAACTCATAATAGTGCATGTGCACTGAACTGTGCTATTACTAATGCTGAACTCTCAATAGTACTGTAATATATGTTTAACACGGTGTTAAACCCAAATTTAAGTGCGGAAATGCAGAATCATTGCTTTTGTATTTTGGCTTGGTAATTAATGTTGCTACAGTAACCAAGGAGAATGTTCCAAATCTATTCCAACTACAGACTAGTCAATAAATTAATCATTATAAAATCTGACAGAAAGCCATTAACTATATAAAATAGCCAACTTTAATCTTTTCAGGTATGTTCTTGaagttgcaattaaatttgcaatagTGCCGCTGCTATCAAGAAAAGTTTTAATCTATAGGCTACTTGTGACGGTTACCTAAAAGATATTCCTACAACTGATTATGATCGTAAGCATTCTACGCCTTCTACATGCCCCTTAATTAAAGGgaaatgtatgtacattttaaattttaaattctataacaatattaaattattcagCAGATATAGCTTGCATTTGCACCTAGTGCAGTTGACACCAACACCACTCGGACCTCAATTTcctgaaattaaattacttaCGAGCAGCTCAGCTCAGTTCGTTCTCAGTTAATTTCAACAAAGCAGGATATTAACAACACTCGTTTCCAATCCCCTGGATTGTCCTGTTTTCAGAGTGTGGGAAAATGTTTGAGCTGCTTTGttggcacacaaacaaacacctGGACAAAGTAAGTACTTTGGTTGCAGTGTGTTTGCTGACTTGTGCAATTTCCGTCTGACAacacggggcgtatacgtaatgaACTCTGACAGAGCTTGGCCAACATATGTCCGCAAAGTTAGCCATTATTGGAGTGGATCTATATATGCAAACGGAATTGAATATTGAAACTATTAAGCTTAGTTGGTTTCAGTTCACTTTTATATCAAAAACATGttttacttaaaaaaaaacaagtttttggACTTCTCAAgtaaaagttttaatttaaagcgtcaaaatataaaacatcGATTTTTTTATACGCTAATAAATAAGTATAGTGCCGAAATTATGTAGGCGAATATGTTTCACATTTCTCAATTTCTTATTCATTAACATTAATTGGTGGCTTTTCACCGCAAATGCATTTTGAGTCTAATAAATTATTGACGCAGAAAGCACACAGAATATATATGACACACACCTTGGTTTGTAAGGTGAACCAAACACCTCTTCACATTTTCATGGAGCCTTTGGGGGATTTgggatttgcataaataataatgaaatttcaactggtgaataaacaaaaataaaagcagctTTAAGAATCAGCACCCATTAAAAGGCAATTTGAACCGAGTAATGCCGCCGAGTGAAGTACCCAAGGATCAAGGCAAATTAACTAATTGAAGGCTCAAAAGGACTTTGCATAAAGTGTGTGGACCGATAAAGGTGTCTCGTCTGCCGCCGATAGACTAAAGACGGCCGTGGTAATGACCATTCCCCAAGGTCGAGCTGTGAATCGATGACTTTCCGGGGTTGGCGGCATGCATAATACATTCCCAGATCGAAATCAAAACATGTTTACCTTCGCACGACGCTTGCAAAAGTTAGTCCTGGCTCAAGGATGACCTCCTCAGGCGGAACAGCGACAGGTGGGCGAGTCAAGAGGAATCCTCTCTCCAATTTTTTCAACAATGCTATGGATTTGCTGTTCGCTAGCTTGGACTTGAACTGTACATTTGCAGACCTCTAAGCTAAtaatgcatttattaaaatcatttaGTTGTCTATAAAGTTTTTTAAGTGGAGATATCATTTAGAAAAGCGTGcctaactttttttttatattcagaATTTATGATTTTACAGATTTCgtattcaataaaaaaaagatttccattaaaataaataaatagtttattGTAAAATTCAATATTGTTTCACGGCTTAAGTGATTTGCTTCAAcctttgatttttatttttggtttggtttctaACATAAATTAACATTGCATTATACCTGATGTACCAAGCCCTCTAATCTTcccattatttattttcaacgCCTAACTTTCTTTGGCATTGGGGCTTGCCATTGAAGTAGACCAAGTAAATGATAGTTTAATGAACGGCCATTAAATGTCAGTCATTGGCATTTGTTGGGGGTCACAGTCAATAAGGCTACTAACGtttgttgcatttttaatggccTCCTGTGctggaaaatcaatttcacCCCACAGGCAGGCAAAgaatgtttaatttttcacTTGCTTGCTGAATATGTAAGGACTAAAAAGTCGACAGTTGGCCGGGACATAAAGCCTAATTAGGAAATATTCTGTAATTAGTGCGCTCCACTTAATTAAAGAACTGCAAACtcaacagaaacaacagcaGAATTCGCAACAATAATAAACCCAAGTTGCCTCGGGATCTGTGCCCTTTGGTAGACAATTAAGTGGCTGCCTTGGAAGTGTGGGTGTGATTCTGTATGTATTAAGGCAGCAGCTTGTTGACATCGTCCTTTAAAGCGCCTGAAAGTATGCTGTGTCCTCTGATACATTCGACACATTCGCCAGCGAGTTTGAGCCGTACAGTCCAACAAGTTTGAAATAAGGGTTAAATTGCTCGAAATTATATTACAAATTCCGGGTACACGCGATAAACCATAATGAACACCAGCTACTTAGGTATTCATACCTTTAAAACAAGGCCGTCCATACATTTAAGTCTTTGCGAAGTAaatttattaaagaatttgttcaATATTAAGCACAACAAATATTGGTATATCTAAAATTTGGTTCAACAGTCTTGGATTGGAAACGTCAGaaatcaatgccaaaatgTAAATGAGCGAACCACCGCAAGTCCgtttgaataaatatattcagAAATCATGAAATTTCCTGCGAGCTTTGCACTCTATCACAAAAAAATGCctccacaaaaaaacaaattcaataTAAACGCAAATTATTTTTGCTGTCCGGTGGTGGCAAACGCGTAAAAATACAAGAACAACGCAGAGCTTTGGAAAACTATATGCCAATTGTGGGggtttgcttttgtttggttttatgTCCTGTCGGCCACGCATAAATCTGGTCACTGGCTCCAGAGTTTTCTGACGTGTTCGACACTTCCCTTTAAACTTGCCTTACTTGCGTGTGCTCCCTTAAAGCCACAAAAAgtattaaagcaataaaaaataattataacacTTGCGAGTAAGGGGAGAGGGCTAGTGAtgtaataaaagaaaaatacttattttatatgtttttattgAGTCAgtatgttttttaattagaatttatataaatatgctTTGCAGAATGTAAATGTTGTTTGTGCGGTTGCAACCTGACAAAACACTTTATTAAAGCAAAATTAAGGTGGTCTATCTAACCACTAATTTGGCTCCATAACTAACAGcataatataaaagaaaacgTAATAAAGAGAACAATAGACCCACCCGCCCCCGCTGCTTTCTATCTATGTTCCACAGAAAGCCCCAGCGAATGTGGAATGAAATTCatcatacgccacgttggcCCCTCTGGCAGAGAGCAGGATAGAAGTTTCGCACGTTGCTCCGTGTGCTGACCCGCATACCAAATCAGAGGCCAGCAGAAACCAAAAAGTTGCCAAATCTTTGTTGgatttaattatgtttaaataGGCTTAGCAAAAACTTGCCATACAGGAAAATTAAATAGAATAAAGGTGTAATCTCATACATCAGATCTAAAATGaaactaattgaattttgGACAAAGGAAGTTTAATTTTGCCACATGACCAAGTATAATTCGACTGTTGTGTTGGGCATATTTTATAGATAAATGCTTTCTTGTCTAGCCTTTTGCTTTGAGATATAAACTTGCCTGGTTGTTAAATATCGTTTGCTCGGAGAAATAGGATAACAATATAGGATAAcagttaaaaatattttaaaatcatgCAAATGGGCCAATTGCATAAATGCAAACACATAAATCCAATTAGCGGCTATAAATGCTGTACATATACCAATTGTAGAgattaaatatgcatttctGCTTGTGCGGCTTGACATCAGCTGCATTTCATGGCTTTTCCAGAGCAACAGATGCCAATAATCCTAGTACCAGTGATAGGCTACTcacagaaaaaaagaaatgtatgAAATATGTAAATGCATTCGAATTTATAAACTTGAAAAAACCATATGCAGTTTTAACTTAACAATTATTAACAATAAGTTATCTACAAATGGAGTgagaaatttattttcattgttaTATTTCAACAGGGCTTTAATTCTCTCAGTGCACTCTGTTCGGAAAACAAAATGCTACCGTTAGCAGCACTGCCTACAAGGGGACAAAATGGCCGCCATTCGCATTTCCGCTTGCGTGTTCTTGCGAGCACTTTGCCTGTTGCGTTTTCTGGTTTCCTCTTTGATTGCCTTTCATTCCCACTTTATTACAGCCATCCTAGACTCTCCTGTTTTTCCATTGGCTTTTCCTGCCTTTTACTGCAAATTTCATTGAGCCCCATCCCGGATGCAATGGACCATAAAGGTGCAGCGGGACAATTGGCAGCATCGGGCTAAAAGGCCACATTGCCACACAATGGGGTATGTGAAATGCGGAATATCGGAATGAACAATGCGAGTGAAGGCCAAAATTCGACGGCCCGTCCGTCAATCAAAGTGTTCTCAACGGACAGAGATAGACGTCCGTGTTCGATGCAAAAATATTGGCATGTCATAAAGGTAATGTTTAAAGGAATCGAACTGTGTCGacgaaaatgtaataatatatGATTTCTTATAGTGGAAATAATATAGCAATAGTATAACAAGTAAGGttatataatttgttatataCAACGTggaattttttgttaaattctAACCTGTAACTACTTTTCGCGAAATAAAAACAGtcaagaaaacaaaatgtgtGTACTACATCATGGAAAATCGCAGTTTTGACGGtccccaaaaacacacaaatgcCGCAGGCCATTttccgaaaacaaaaatgatttgTTTTTCTTAAATTACGCGATTTTTCTTCTGGCAACTATAGTCCTTCCCGAAAAAGTAACTTACTTTTTCATGCAGGTGCTCGCGATTCTAAAGACAAATGTGCGTTGGAATATAAAATGCGGTTATTATTTTCTGTATTGAAGCGGTGATTGTTGAGCAACATGCTGCTTATGTCAGGCGCAACAAAAGGCTGGCAACTTGTTAATGGATTCGAATGTAAACAGAGAAATGTTTCACAAATGCTCTCTTTTGTACaccttaaaaatatttagtgCTCTACCTTCGCCTTATGGCCAAAACTTAAAACGTTTGCCCCTTGTCATTGTAACCTGATAAGCATTACCAAGTGTGAAGCTAACTTATCTTAGGCTACGGAAAATCTGTGCACACACTGCTACAATAATTTATGGGACCCATATTatggaaaaataatttgctcagttactttaaaatataagcataaaaataagattttaatttaaaatatgtatactttattCTTTATTGCTCTTCGGTTGCATTCAATCAGCATTCGCATATATGGTACACAAAAAATACACAGAGATAATATATAGTTAGAATAATGTAGATTTAAGTGATTTCACGACGCACAAACATCAAATGCATAATAAAGTATCAGCTTCAGTTACATTTAACAGTTCTGGTTGCAtgatttctgttttctttCAGTTTTCGGGCGACTTGATCTCACAGTAAACCATTCCGTTCatcaattttaaatacatagCGAAATGCAAACAACTTTATTAAAGTTAATTACTCAATTGTTAATCtgtttgaaaatatatgtTAAACATAGGCAATGGCATTTAGAACCAaacgactgactgactgactggccTAGTGACTTGACTTGGTTTTGACTTGACTGACCGACTTGGCGTCTCATTGAGGACTTAGGCGAAAAACGCTCTTCATCTGCACacaattaatttgcaaattgGGTATCAAAAATACTTATCATGGCTTTACACTTtagttacaaaaatatttaatacctTTAACAAAAATACTTGACGATCAATtacatttttggaaaaattcGCGTACACTTTTGGAACAAAAATTAACTCATTTACAAGACATATTggggggaaaacaaaaagcgtatgttgtatgttgtatgtcgtgtgtgtttgtgtgctgtTATGTGTGCTGTTTAGGCCCAGTCCTTTTTGATCTCAAAGGTCCAGTCCCACTCCAGGTGTATGTGCTTGTCATCATCCGTGAAGACCGAACTGACCGAGTAGGTGCCGCGGGAAAATGTGCCTGAAGGTGCCTCCTCGGCGGGGGTCAAGTAGAACTGAATCTCCTTTTTCGGCGGATAGGAACCAACCATATGCTTCATTTTGTCAACTAGAGAATAATGTGAAAACAATAGGTTTAGTAACGAATTAAATTTTGGGACGGCCGGCACCAGCTTACCCACaacttaaaaaattatacattcCAAATTGAGAGATTGGCATTAAAGATAATAGGATACAAGTTATTCTTAACACATGACTAAAGTTAGTACggcaaatgtgaaaaaaaggATATAGACAGCACTACAAAATCCCAACAATAGGGTTGTGCCGTTGAACCAgccttttcccatttctaaGAACAAAAGTCAACTAGCCCGCACAAAATTCAATCAAAAACTGAGGTGTTATGCTAACCATTTCGCGTCAGCCTAGAAAATTGAAGACCTAAAAGTGCTCGAATAGGAATAGCGTAACGTATAGCACTAATAGCagacttttttgttttttttataatattagaGCACTCGCTCTAAAAAATTTTAGATAAATTaccagaaaataaatttagaaCAGGAAAGAAATAACTCGAATTTTTGTTCTCAAAATCAAATCGATCTTTGAAATAGTACCTAAGGTTTGATTCAACTTAAGCTAACTCtgttaataaaaaatcaaatgttaCGCCTAAATACTTACCAGTAACACCCAAGCGAGAAGTCTTTTGAACATACTTAAGGCCATGGACTATTTCACGTTGCACAATAAAATCAATGCGCACCTTGTACTGAACACCTTCTTTAATCACAAAAAGCTGtagatgtacatatgtttcaTTAACAAAAGTAGTCAAATGGTGAAGTAATGGTCAGTAATATTTACCTGCTTTTTCAACTGGCTAAGGTCACCGGTAAGATCCAATTCCATGTCATCGCGTCCTTCGACGACGAGGGCAAGTTTTTTTACAATAACTTTTCGGGGATCATTGGGATCTGGATAGCAAAGTTATTATAATCCGCGTATTCTAATTTTAGAGGCCAAGTTTACACACTTACCAACAATAATTTTCTCGGCCTGGGCGGCACCCAGGAGTGCCTCCTTGTAGCGCCGCAAACTCTCGTCCTCCTGATCGGCGGCCATTATCTCCTCGATGGTCTTCTCCGGCGGAGCCTGGTAGTTGGCATCATGTACATCCTCGTCGTGGTGCTCGGGATGGTGCTTCGTCTCTGTTTCGGCCATGGTTGTTAACCTAGAACTGTCCAATCGCAATTGTTTGTTTAtcaattaattacatttaaatgaGAAGCACCGGTCTAAGTTTCGATCGGTGCTGTTGTTGAATTGTTTCTTCAGATTTTGTTTAGTATGACTCGGTTTCTTTGGGAGAAGCTTGTGGGTCATAGGCATATTTTTAGTAGTGAGTAACATGTTGACGATAATACATTATAATGTTTGTTCAAAATACAATGTTAAATGTTGAAACCCATCCAATAGCGGTGCACAACCCAATTGTGATATCATTCAGTGAGCATAAACAggtttatttacttttttggcAACACGAGTGCTTCTGTTGCGATCAAATGTAGCCTCTTCATATGCCCGTTCAATAATattgattaaatttcaattattaacGCATTGATGAACTGACGTGGGCGGGGCGGGGCAGGGCAGGGCAGGGCAGGGCAGGGGCGCTCGACCTGCAGCTGGTCCGCTCAGAAAGTAAAAAAGGTCCAACCAAATACGGAGCGGCAGTTAGATAAGGCAGGAGAACTCGATGGAGGGAGAGAGCGGGTATCGGCATTGAATAATATTGACCAGAACGGGCGACAAAAAGCGAGAGGCCTCCGCCCCCCAGAGAATGCCTTTATTATTATCTTGCGTTGTTTTCCATTATCTAAATACACGTCGCCAGCGTTGTGTCCATTTTCAACGAATGTTGGGCCAATAATAATTCTCGATTCTCCAGATTtggctatatatatatatgtgcatacatTGTGCCCGGGCAGAAAAGTacatcaaattaaaatgttattacTTGACATCAACTTGTTGTGAGGTAATAAAATTGAGTCTATACAAAACGATTTCAAAGGCACATGTACAGCACATACAGCAGTAACAA
This portion of the Drosophila santomea strain STO CAGO 1482 chromosome 3L, Prin_Dsan_1.1, whole genome shotgun sequence genome encodes:
- the LOC120447971 gene encoding rho GDP-dissociation inhibitor 1, with translation MAETETKHHPEHHDEDVHDANYQAPPEKTIEEIMAADQEDESLRRYKEALLGAAQAEKIIVDPNDPRKVIVKKLALVVEGRDDMELDLTGDLSQLKKQLFVIKEGVQYKVRIDFIVQREIVHGLKYVQKTSRLGVTVDKMKHMVGSYPPKKEIQFYLTPAEEAPSGTFSRGTYSVSSVFTDDDKHIHLEWDWTFEIKKDWA
- the LOC120447972 gene encoding uncharacterized protein LOC120447972, whose translation is MGKGWFNGTTLLLGFCSAVYILFFTFAVLTLVMC